Proteins from a genomic interval of Periophthalmus magnuspinnatus isolate fPerMag1 chromosome 11, fPerMag1.2.pri, whole genome shotgun sequence:
- the hax1 gene encoding HCLS1-associated protein X-1: protein MSVFDLFRGFFGVPGGQYPGRREPFFEAMTHDEDDDEDEDGFYYDGFRGEQQDPFDSAWRFGFSVGPDGMRIQEPPIFGQLLKEMEEMFSQMGRFDERSDPGYFGVPRITRPPSGSEGRGSSGNPLRDFMLKSPDDLRPQQPTQPREDIGPMPPFHGWTPFSKFSDILRPRIPEEERKEDRDLDSAVSAGCLDQILTPPAGQTPQQPRTHSFFQSVVVTKVVKPDGSVEERRTVRDGQGNEETTVTRSGPYHEGEPKAVTDFPQPFSDMRDDSLFSKFFGGFK from the exons ATGAGTGTTTTTGACTTGTTTCGAGGGTTTTTCGGGGTTCCCGGAGGACAGTATCCCGGCCGAAG GGAGCCATTCTTTGAAGCCATGACTCACGATGAAGACGACGATGAAGATGAGGATGGGTTTTATTACGATGGTTTTCGAGGGGAGCAGCAGGACCCTTTTGACAGCGCTTGGAGGTTTGGATTTAGCGTCGGTCCGGATGGAATGAGGATCCAGGAGCCCCCCATATTCGGACAGCTGCtgaaggagatggaggagatgtTCTCACAGATGGGGCGCTTTGATGAGCGCTCAGACCCCGGATATTTTG GCGTTCCCAGGATCACGCGTCCTCCTTCAGGCAGTGAAGGCAGAGGGTCCAGTGGAAATCCTCTTAGAGATTTCATGCTCAAAAGTCCAGACGACCTCAGACCCCAGCAGCCCACACAGCCAAGAGAAGACATTGGTCCCATGCCCCCTTTTCATGGCTGGACACCTTTTTCAAAA tttagtgacattttgaggCCTAGGATCCCAGAAGAAGAACGCAAAGAAGACAGGG ATCTAGACTCTGCTGTGTCAGCTGGATGTTTGGATCAAATACttacgccccctgctggtcaaaCCCCACAACAGCCCAGGACTCACTCTTTCTTCCAGTCTGTCGTTGTCACTAAAGTGGTCAAACCTGACGGG aGTGTAGAGGAAAGGCGCACTGTTAGAGACGGACAGGGGAATGAGGAGACTACAGTGACACGCTCTGGACCGTACCATGAAGGAGAACCAAAAGCAG TTACAGATTTTCCACAGCCCTTTTCAGACATGAGGGACGACTCCTTATTCTCCAAGTTTTTTGGtggattcaaataa
- the aqp10b gene encoding aquaporin-10b encodes MERILRKCQIRNRLVRECLAECLGVYILILFGCGSVAQVTTTQNQKGQYLSINLGFALGVTFGVYVSRGVSGAHLNPAVSLSLCALGRHSWVKLPFYVFFQFLGAFLGAATVALQYYEAIRWYSGGELTVSGPTATAGIFCTFPAEYLSVWAGFVDQVIGTAALLLCILALGDMGQGSIPTGIQPILVGAVVMVIGVSMGSNSGYALNPARDLGPRLLIYFIGWGEDVFKAGGGWWWVPVLAPCVGALLGTLVYEIMIEVHHDRNLKAASSCEVVSEGRSTLEMEEPDQGKPV; translated from the exons ATGGAGAGAATTTTAAGAAAGTGTCAAATCAGGAATCGACTCGTCCGTGAGTGTTTGGCTGAATGTTTAGGTGTCTACATCCTCATT TTGTTTGGATGTGGTTCAGTTGCCCAGGTCACTACCACGCAAAACCAGAAAGGGCAGTATCTCTCCATAAACCTGGGCTTTGCTTTGGGAGTTACATTTGGGGTTTATGTCTCACGAGGAGTGTCAG GCGCCCATTTGAACCCAGCTGTTTCCCTGAGCCTGTGTGCTCTGGGCCGACACTCCTGGGTCAAACTCCCTTTCTATGTTTTCTTCCAGTTTCTTGGGGCTTTTCTGGGAGCAGCAACTGTAGCTCTGCAGTACTATG AGGCCATCCGATGGTACAGCGGAGGAGAGCTGACGGTGAGCGGCCCCACAGCAACAGCCGGGATCTTCTGCACCTTCCCCGCTGAGTACCTGAGTGTGTGGGCAGGCTTTGTGGATCAG GTGATAGGCACGGCCGCACTGCTCCTCTGCATTCTGGCACTTGGGGACATGGGGCAGGGCTCGATCCCCACCGGTATTCAGCCCATCCTAGTGGGGGCAGTAGTGATGGTCATAGGGGTCTCCATGGGCTCCAACAGTGGATACGCCCTGAACCCGGCCCGCGACTTAGGGCCCCGACTGTTGATATACTTCATAGGTTGGGGAGAAGATGTATTTAA GGCTGGAGGAGGGTGGTGGTGGGTGCCTGTATTGGCTCCGTGTGTGGGGGCGCTGCTGGGGACTCTGGTCTATGAGATCATGATCGAAGTTCACCATGATCGAAATTTAAAAGCAGCATCGTCCTGTGAGGTAGTGAGTGAAGGCAGGAGCACTCTGGAGATGGAGGAACCTGACCAAGGAAAACCTGTTTAG